In Leptolyngbya sp. SIO1E4, one DNA window encodes the following:
- a CDS encoding DUF445 domain-containing protein, which produces MVWSDIWLLLAPPVVGGVIGYFTNDLAIKMLFRPYRSYYLFNRRLPLTPGLIPSNQGRLAQRVADTIMGSLLTPEELENLARRLLQTERTQQAIKWLLKLSLDQVQSRNQARTADIVGKVLRDLLGTSLPRLLRVWARREDFLQAQLDQVFDQVLLDFQLSPEQAQQLSNWLLISVLPPDTLRRALVDFLTDRNIQVIDEIFRSKTSGTYWVVANLFGVRNALVRLRAFCLDERQLCNARIAELIEALNVNARLQEILQRLTLQNLPVSTVRELRRTIRETVRGYIRTLGPDLLQGLSSTINWQMLATQLLNRLQNSHVINASLDPVSEELALILERYLEKDLESLVAQVIPILDIDQVIIDRVNATNPKDLEMAIQGIVRNELQAIVNLGGALGFFIGGLQAVFLYLR; this is translated from the coding sequence ATGGTCTGGTCTGATATTTGGCTACTGTTAGCCCCGCCTGTGGTTGGTGGTGTCATTGGGTATTTCACTAATGACCTGGCGATCAAAATGTTGTTTCGCCCTTACCGCTCCTATTACCTATTTAATCGGCGATTACCTCTGACGCCGGGTCTTATTCCCAGTAACCAGGGACGACTCGCCCAACGCGTGGCAGACACGATTATGGGGTCGCTACTGACGCCAGAAGAATTAGAAAATCTGGCCCGTCGCCTTTTACAAACCGAGCGCACCCAGCAGGCGATCAAGTGGCTCCTAAAACTATCGCTAGATCAGGTGCAATCTCGCAATCAAGCTCGCACCGCAGATATTGTGGGGAAGGTGCTGCGAGATTTGTTAGGCACGTCTTTACCGCGGTTATTGCGGGTATGGGCACGCCGAGAAGATTTTTTACAGGCCCAGCTAGATCAAGTCTTTGACCAAGTCTTACTAGATTTCCAATTATCGCCAGAGCAGGCCCAGCAGTTATCTAATTGGCTATTGATTTCAGTCTTACCACCCGATACCTTACGTCGTGCCTTAGTTGACTTTTTGACGGACCGTAACATCCAGGTGATCGACGAAATTTTTCGTTCGAAGACAAGTGGTACTTACTGGGTGGTGGCTAATTTATTTGGGGTGCGTAATGCTTTGGTGCGGTTACGGGCTTTCTGCTTAGATGAGCGGCAACTCTGCAACGCGCGTATTGCAGAGTTGATAGAGGCTCTGAATGTTAATGCTCGATTGCAAGAAATTCTGCAGCGACTGACTTTGCAAAATTTACCTGTTTCAACGGTGCGGGAACTGCGCCGCACGATTCGGGAAACTGTGCGTGGTTATATTCGAACCCTAGGCCCTGATCTGCTGCAAGGACTAAGCAGCACCATCAATTGGCAAATGCTGGCCACCCAGTTACTCAACCGATTGCAAAACTCCCATGTAATTAATGCTTCGTTAGACCCGGTGAGCGAAGAGCTGGCCCTCATTCTAGAGCGCTATCTGGAAAAGGACTTAGAATCCCTCGTGGCCCAGGTGATTCCTATTCTCGATATTGATCAGGTCATTATTGATCGGGTTAATGCTACTAACCCTAAAGACTTAGAAATGGCGATTCAAGGCATTGTTCGCAACGAACTCCAGGCAATTGTCAATTTGGGGGGAGCACTGGGCTTTTTCATTGGAGGGTTGCAGGCAGTTTTTCTCTATTTACGATAA
- a CDS encoding SDR family oxidoreductase, whose translation MTTALITGASSGIGAVFAEKLASRHHDLVLVARSHDKLQALADQLAQQHGIQVTVIPQDLTAPDAAQTIVTQLAHQNIEVDLLINNAGFGTYGDFAEGELDTYLRMIQLNVLALVDLTHRCLQPMRSRRSGSILNIGSTASFQPIPYFAVYAATKAFVLSFSESLWHECKSYGVKVLAVCPGPTETEFFKVADFPNSLGERVGQNYASPDAVVENALKALEQEHSNIVTGGFMNQVMVNAGRFLPREALTNAVGNLFKGN comes from the coding sequence ATGACAACCGCACTCATCACAGGCGCATCATCCGGTATCGGAGCCGTTTTTGCAGAAAAGCTCGCGAGTCGCCATCATGATTTGGTTTTGGTGGCGAGATCGCACGATAAACTTCAGGCGCTTGCCGATCAGCTAGCGCAGCAGCATGGAATTCAGGTCACGGTAATTCCTCAAGATTTAACCGCTCCAGATGCCGCTCAGACGATTGTCACTCAGCTAGCGCATCAGAACATCGAAGTTGACCTGCTGATTAACAATGCTGGGTTTGGCACCTATGGAGACTTTGCAGAAGGGGAACTCGATACGTACCTACGCATGATTCAGCTCAATGTGCTGGCGTTAGTAGATCTGACCCATCGGTGTTTGCAGCCCATGCGATCGCGGCGATCGGGCAGTATTTTGAACATTGGCTCCACAGCATCCTTTCAACCGATTCCATATTTTGCTGTGTATGCCGCAACGAAAGCCTTCGTGTTGAGCTTTAGCGAATCTCTATGGCATGAGTGCAAATCCTACGGTGTCAAGGTGCTAGCCGTTTGCCCTGGCCCTACAGAAACAGAGTTCTTTAAGGTTGCAGACTTTCCTAACAGTTTGGGAGAGCGGGTCGGGCAAAACTACGCATCTCCTGATGCGGTGGTAGAAAATGCCCTCAAGGCCCTAGAACAGGAACACTCCAATATTGTCACAGGGGGCTTCATGAATCAGGTGATGGTCAATGCGGGTCGGTTCTTACCGCGTGAAGCCTTAACCAACGCCGTCGGCAACCTGTTTAAGGGGAACTAA
- a CDS encoding DUF86 domain-containing protein: MSRSFQLYINDIVESCDKILRYTQSLSFEGFVTDERTYDAVIRNLSVIGEAVKNLPDEICSRHPEVEWRKIAAMRNILVHAYFTVEHEVIWDVVRDKIPVLKATAVEIQKSSLP, encoded by the coding sequence GTGTCGCGTAGTTTTCAGCTTTATATCAACGATATCGTGGAGAGTTGTGACAAAATACTTCGCTATACCCAAAGTTTGTCTTTTGAAGGTTTTGTCACAGATGAGCGAACCTATGATGCAGTGATTCGCAATCTCTCAGTCATTGGTGAAGCCGTGAAGAACCTTCCAGATGAGATATGTTCTCGTCATCCTGAAGTGGAGTGGCGCAAGATCGCTGCAATGAGAAATATTCTGGTTCATGCCTATTTCACTGTTGAGCATGAAGTTATCTGGGATGTCGTGCGAGATAAAATTCCAGTTTTGAAAGCAACGGCAGTCGAAATTCAGAAGAGTTCTCTGCCTTAG
- a CDS encoding Uma2 family endonuclease: MVQAQPQPLTFEEFLATYPDDGGIYELINGEIVAVNPTGKHEEVVAFIVAELNFEIRRLSLPYLLPRTCTLKPAVPNTGYKPDITVLNRAALDRESRWEPSSTILQGSSVPLVVEVVSTNWRDDYDHKRADYEAMGIQEYWIVDYLGLGGRRYLGVPKQPTVMVCEWIDGEYQMQRFHRGDRLVSKIFPELQMHVSQILKAGS, encoded by the coding sequence ATGGTTCAAGCACAGCCCCAACCTCTCACCTTCGAAGAATTTCTTGCGACTTATCCAGACGACGGTGGGATATATGAGCTGATTAACGGAGAAATCGTTGCTGTGAATCCGACCGGAAAGCATGAAGAAGTGGTCGCGTTCATCGTTGCTGAACTCAACTTTGAAATCCGTCGTCTGAGTCTGCCTTATTTGTTGCCACGCACCTGTACCCTCAAGCCTGCAGTACCGAATACAGGCTACAAGCCAGATATTACTGTTTTGAACAGAGCTGCCCTAGATAGAGAATCCCGATGGGAGCCTTCATCGACTATTTTGCAGGGCAGTTCTGTGCCCCTGGTTGTGGAAGTTGTCAGCACTAACTGGCGCGATGACTACGACCATAAACGGGCAGATTATGAGGCCATGGGCATACAGGAATATTGGATTGTGGACTATCTGGGGTTAGGAGGACGCCGTTACCTAGGTGTTCCCAAGCAGCCTACAGTGATGGTCTGTGAATGGATAGATGGGGAATATCAAATGCAGCGATTCCACAGGGGCGATCGCCTAGTGTCCAAGATTTTTCCCGAATTACAGATGCATGTCAGTCAGATTTTGAAGGCAGGTTCCTAA
- the pcrA gene encoding DNA helicase PcrA produces MTASTDFLAQLNPSQRRAVEHFCGPLLVIAGAGSGKTRALTFRIANLVLNQRVDPDNILAVTFTNKAAKEMKERIEVLFAEQEAQAKQGKRLSALPEYEQTKLKSQVYKTVTKYLWIGTFHALCSRILRFDIEKFQHPDGYKWTKTFSIFDESDAQSLVKTIVTKDLNLDDKKFNPRSVRYAISNAKNQNFTPDEFEKDQPNYRGRMIADVYRRYEKALAENNALDFDDLILIPVKLFQQNESVLGYWHKRFRHILVDEYQDTNRTQYELIRLLTTNGEDIQRFNDWHYRSTFVVGDADQSIYSFRAADFTILMNFQDDFGDGLPDDDTRTMVKLEENYRSTSNILEVANHLIENNTERIDKVLRPTRGEGEPILCYRAEDETHEADFVVGQLRNLEYQNPELNWGHFAILYRTNAQSRAFEEVLTRYSVPYQVVGGLRFYDRREIKDVLAYLRAIANPADTVSLKRVINVPRRGVGKGTLDKLDQATQTLGGIPLWEILSDETSVKTLAGRSAKGVLQFASLIKKYRERLDSAKGSEIIQELLEDSGYIEALKADGTDEALERVGNVQELYNAVLQFEEENEDSSLIAFLANASLASDLDDVQEGNKTVSLMTLHSSKGLEFPVVFLVGLEQGLFPNYRSLEDPAATEEERRLCYVGITRAKERLFISYARERRLYGNREPASPSLFLGELPMDRINTNAGIGLPQRMTTPIRETRRKKEVAAQPGSGAHEFDWSVGDVVVHKAYGSGEVTHIFGAGNKICLAIKFPGQGRKIIDPKLTKLQKAE; encoded by the coding sequence ATGACGGCTTCCACCGACTTCCTTGCCCAGCTCAACCCTTCCCAACGTCGTGCCGTCGAGCACTTCTGCGGCCCCCTGCTCGTTATTGCCGGAGCGGGGTCTGGGAAAACCCGTGCCCTCACCTTCCGCATTGCCAATCTAGTGCTTAACCAGCGGGTAGACCCCGACAACATCCTGGCGGTGACCTTCACCAACAAAGCTGCCAAGGAAATGAAAGAGCGGATTGAGGTATTGTTTGCTGAGCAAGAGGCCCAGGCGAAACAAGGCAAGCGACTGTCGGCATTGCCGGAGTACGAGCAAACCAAACTCAAATCCCAAGTCTACAAAACCGTCACCAAGTACCTGTGGATTGGGACCTTTCACGCCCTGTGTTCCCGCATTTTGCGGTTTGATATCGAGAAATTTCAGCACCCTGACGGCTATAAGTGGACCAAAACCTTCTCCATTTTTGACGAGTCTGATGCTCAGAGTCTCGTCAAAACCATCGTCACTAAAGACCTGAATCTAGACGACAAAAAATTTAATCCCCGCTCGGTACGCTATGCCATTAGCAATGCCAAAAACCAAAACTTCACCCCCGATGAATTTGAAAAAGACCAGCCCAACTACCGGGGGCGCATGATTGCCGATGTCTATCGCCGCTACGAAAAAGCCCTAGCAGAAAATAATGCCTTAGACTTTGACGACCTGATTTTGATTCCGGTCAAACTATTTCAGCAGAATGAATCAGTGCTGGGTTATTGGCACAAGCGCTTTCGCCACATTCTGGTAGATGAGTATCAGGACACCAACCGCACCCAATATGAACTGATTCGCCTGCTTACCACCAATGGAGAGGATATTCAGCGCTTCAACGATTGGCATTATCGCTCTACCTTTGTGGTGGGAGATGCTGACCAGAGCATCTATTCTTTTCGCGCGGCAGATTTCACGATTTTGATGAATTTTCAGGATGACTTTGGTGATGGGTTGCCGGATGACGATACCCGCACCATGGTGAAGCTGGAAGAAAACTACCGCTCTACCTCCAACATTCTGGAAGTTGCCAACCACCTGATTGAAAACAATACCGAGCGCATTGATAAAGTCTTGCGGCCTACGCGGGGCGAGGGGGAGCCGATCCTCTGCTACCGGGCTGAAGATGAAACCCACGAAGCGGATTTTGTGGTGGGGCAGTTGCGAAACCTGGAGTATCAAAACCCTGAACTGAACTGGGGACATTTTGCCATCCTTTACCGCACCAACGCCCAGTCCCGCGCTTTTGAGGAGGTGCTGACCCGCTACAGTGTGCCCTACCAGGTCGTTGGAGGGCTGCGGTTCTACGATCGCCGCGAAATTAAAGATGTATTGGCTTATTTGAGGGCGATCGCGAACCCCGCTGACACCGTTAGCCTAAAGCGGGTAATCAACGTGCCCCGACGCGGTGTGGGCAAAGGCACCTTAGACAAACTCGATCAAGCAACTCAGACTCTGGGGGGGATTCCCCTATGGGAAATTCTCAGCGATGAGACGTCGGTGAAAACCTTGGCGGGGCGATCGGCAAAAGGGGTGCTGCAATTTGCCAGCCTGATCAAAAAGTATCGCGAACGCTTAGATAGTGCCAAAGGCTCAGAAATTATCCAAGAATTACTGGAAGACTCTGGCTATATCGAAGCGTTAAAAGCTGACGGCACCGATGAGGCGTTGGAACGGGTTGGCAACGTCCAAGAACTCTACAACGCCGTTCTGCAGTTTGAGGAAGAAAACGAAGATAGCTCCCTCATTGCTTTTTTGGCCAATGCCTCCCTGGCCTCTGATTTGGATGATGTGCAAGAAGGCAACAAAACCGTCTCCCTCATGACCCTGCACTCGTCTAAGGGATTGGAGTTTCCCGTCGTGTTTTTGGTGGGCCTAGAGCAGGGGCTATTCCCCAACTACCGCTCCCTCGAAGACCCTGCTGCTACGGAGGAGGAACGTCGCCTCTGCTATGTGGGCATTACCCGCGCGAAGGAGCGGCTATTCATCTCCTATGCCCGAGAGCGTCGCCTCTACGGAAATCGTGAACCCGCTAGCCCGTCTCTGTTTTTAGGGGAACTGCCGATGGACCGCATCAACACCAATGCTGGGATCGGGTTACCCCAACGCATGACCACCCCCATCCGCGAAACGCGTCGGAAAAAAGAGGTCGCGGCCCAACCGGGTAGTGGTGCCCACGAGTTTGATTGGAGCGTGGGCGATGTGGTGGTTCATAAGGCCTATGGGTCTGGGGAAGTGACGCATATTTTTGGAGCCGGAAACAAGATTTGTCTGGCGATTAAGTTTCCGGGGCAGGGGCGTAAGATTATTGACCCGAAGTTAACGAAATTGCAGAAAGCAGAGTAG
- a CDS encoding NACHT domain-containing protein, with the protein MNILYEEAVKVVAQLFLRTFWEIGGDVVKEIAKYKPQLLGACQKYVDSYMERHGSLKVLGMREPIPLEEVYTDALLQSDQATYRFESISKLEKSYRERGARKFGLDAPSRAGMEVAKNVQYLMILGGPGAGKSTFLRKVGLEALKGRRGQYGTKCIPVFIELKNLSGDVINVKDVIIEEFKACQFPKPENFVESALSQGKLLILLDALDEIPSKNIDIYTRNIQDFVDKYDRNFFIVSCRLAAYKSRFRRFTDIAVADFNDDQVAQFIKNWFRSPSDQELGTAKTCWEVLQKPKNAAAKELAHTPLLLTFLCLVYDRSQTFPDNRSGLYRKALRILLEEWAAEKRILRDQIYKGLSIEQEEILLANIALRGFLNDNLFFHKRDITEHIKDFLENNLNAPDNLDSEAVLDAIAIQQGILVKRAEDIYSFSHLTLQEYLTAQYIDDYHRTEQLVEQYLTNERWREVFLLVSGLLRAGSDALLASMAKQLPGYADTPTLQFLLDWANQITSDETNGSSSLAKRATAIFLSLNIVRNHHLNLALMRASNRVLLEARVFDFSRILEIIRDFDMTLSYQLSLISLFSDSRDSSLISVLEPFKFRDLDFLSTRLVNNAVNLREIYHSRAVELSKKIKETSLFGSNIEYEELISKLQNSLNVCSSQLVAFNWLPSKKMLGSNQVPNRKVIYKNYADEIFKIWLDALNLDVTLLELSVSDSSKLHKYCYISELIVRCKQVSMQVSPQRWHSIEDRLFKPITN; encoded by the coding sequence ATGAATATTCTATACGAAGAAGCAGTTAAGGTTGTTGCTCAGCTTTTTTTAAGAACATTTTGGGAGATTGGAGGTGATGTTGTTAAAGAGATAGCTAAATATAAGCCACAACTTCTTGGGGCATGTCAGAAATATGTTGACAGCTACATGGAGCGCCACGGTTCTCTAAAAGTTTTAGGGATGAGAGAGCCAATCCCTTTAGAAGAAGTTTATACAGATGCTCTCCTTCAAAGTGATCAAGCTACATATAGATTTGAATCAATTTCAAAGCTTGAGAAAAGCTATCGGGAACGTGGAGCAAGAAAATTTGGTCTAGATGCCCCTAGCCGAGCAGGCATGGAGGTTGCTAAAAATGTTCAATATCTAATGATTCTTGGTGGTCCAGGAGCAGGTAAGTCTACCTTTCTAAGGAAAGTAGGTCTAGAGGCTCTTAAGGGTAGAAGAGGTCAATATGGAACTAAATGTATTCCTGTTTTCATAGAATTGAAGAATCTTAGCGGTGATGTAATTAATGTTAAAGATGTAATCATTGAAGAATTTAAAGCTTGCCAGTTTCCCAAGCCAGAAAATTTCGTGGAATCTGCACTAAGTCAAGGCAAATTGCTGATTTTGCTGGATGCTTTAGATGAAATTCCATCAAAGAATATCGACATTTATACACGTAATATTCAAGATTTTGTTGATAAATATGATAGAAATTTTTTTATCGTTTCATGTCGTCTGGCTGCTTATAAGTCACGATTCCGACGCTTTACAGATATAGCAGTAGCTGACTTCAATGATGACCAAGTTGCACAATTCATTAAAAACTGGTTTCGTTCCCCATCAGATCAGGAGTTAGGTACAGCAAAGACATGCTGGGAAGTTCTTCAAAAGCCAAAAAACGCTGCCGCAAAAGAGCTTGCTCATACTCCTTTGCTATTAACTTTTCTGTGTCTAGTCTATGATCGTTCCCAAACATTTCCTGACAATAGAAGCGGGCTTTATCGGAAAGCTTTGCGTATCCTTCTAGAAGAATGGGCAGCTGAAAAGAGAATCCTAAGAGATCAAATATATAAAGGACTTAGCATCGAACAGGAAGAGATTCTTCTAGCTAACATTGCTTTAAGAGGTTTTCTCAATGATAATCTTTTCTTTCACAAACGAGATATTACTGAACATATCAAAGATTTTTTGGAAAACAATTTAAATGCCCCTGACAACCTAGATAGCGAGGCTGTTCTTGATGCAATTGCAATTCAGCAGGGCATACTAGTAAAGCGTGCAGAGGACATTTATTCATTTTCCCATCTCACTTTACAAGAATACCTAACGGCTCAATATATTGACGATTACCATAGAACTGAACAATTAGTTGAACAATACCTCACTAATGAACGTTGGCGAGAGGTCTTCCTTCTAGTATCAGGCCTTTTAAGGGCTGGATCAGATGCACTACTTGCTTCAATGGCTAAGCAATTACCAGGTTATGCTGACACACCTACACTTCAGTTCTTGCTGGATTGGGCAAATCAAATAACATCTGATGAAACGAATGGTTCTAGCTCATTGGCTAAAAGGGCAACAGCGATTTTTCTAAGTCTTAATATTGTTCGTAACCATCACCTTAATCTTGCCCTTATGCGAGCTTCTAACCGTGTGCTCTTAGAAGCTCGTGTATTTGATTTTTCTCGAATTTTGGAAATTATTCGTGATTTTGATATGACTTTATCTTACCAACTTTCCTTGATTAGTCTTTTTTCCGATTCCAGGGACTCCTCACTTATCAGTGTTCTTGAGCCATTTAAATTCAGAGACTTAGATTTTTTAAGTACTCGCCTCGTCAATAATGCTGTTAATTTAAGAGAGATTTATCATTCTCGAGCTGTAGAATTGTCAAAAAAAATAAAAGAAACAAGTCTCTTTGGCAGTAATATTGAATATGAGGAGCTTATCAGTAAACTGCAAAATTCGCTAAACGTCTGCAGTTCACAACTTGTTGCTTTTAATTGGCTACCTAGCAAAAAAATGTTGGGTAGTAATCAAGTGCCAAATCGAAAAGTAATCTATAAGAATTATGCTGATGAAATTTTCAAGATTTGGCTTGATGCACTCAATCTTGACGTTACTCTCCTAGAGCTATCTGTTTCAGATAGCTCTAAGCTGCATAAATATTGTTATATAAGTGAGCTAATAGTAAGATGCAAGCAAGTCTCGATGCAGGTTTCACCTCAGAGATGGCATAGCATTGAAGATCGTCTGTTCAAGCCAATAACGAATTAG
- the msrA gene encoding peptide-methionine (S)-S-oxide reductase MsrA, with product MDNAKTDLATFGAGCFWGTEAAFRKLPGVIVTSVGYMGGHFENPCYLDVLSRITGHAEVAQIAYDPEQISYEALLAVFWECHDPTSLNRQGADRGEQYRSVIFYHTPEQGAIARRAKDALEVAGRYGKAIVTQIEPASTYWLATEDHQQYFEKQALKKSQA from the coding sequence ATGGATAACGCCAAGACTGATTTAGCCACCTTCGGAGCAGGGTGCTTTTGGGGCACAGAGGCGGCCTTTCGCAAATTACCTGGGGTAATTGTCACCTCTGTTGGCTATATGGGTGGCCATTTTGAAAACCCGTGCTATCTCGATGTGCTGTCGCGGATCACAGGGCATGCGGAGGTAGCCCAGATAGCATACGACCCTGAACAAATCAGCTACGAGGCGCTGCTGGCTGTGTTTTGGGAATGCCATGACCCAACCAGTCTCAACCGGCAGGGAGCCGATCGCGGTGAGCAGTATCGATCGGTGATTTTTTATCACACGCCAGAACAGGGGGCGATCGCTCGGCGTGCAAAAGATGCGTTGGAGGTTGCAGGTCGGTATGGTAAAGCGATCGTCACCCAAATTGAACCTGCTTCTACCTACTGGCTCGCCACCGAGGATCATCAACAATACTTTGAGAAACAGGCGCTGAAAAAGAGCCAAGCTTGA
- a CDS encoding nucleotidyltransferase family protein, which produces MRRDEVIDHLQSHRTALEHYGVISLALFGSVARDEARDGSDLDVLVEFEGRVTFDRYMDLKFYLEDLLGMSVDLVTKKMLRSEIKETVEREAIRVA; this is translated from the coding sequence ATGAGACGCGATGAAGTTATCGATCATCTTCAGTCACACCGTACGGCACTAGAACATTACGGCGTCATATCTTTGGCGCTGTTTGGTTCAGTGGCACGGGATGAGGCACGGGATGGCAGTGATTTGGATGTTCTGGTGGAGTTTGAGGGGCGGGTAACGTTCGATCGCTATATGGATCTCAAATTTTATCTGGAAGATTTGCTGGGGATGTCGGTTGACTTGGTAACGAAGAAGATGCTCCGCTCTGAGATTAAAGAAACTGTAGAACGAGAAGCCATTCGTGTCGCGTAG
- a CDS encoding DUF2442 domain-containing protein yields MFLHVISVDYLKGYQLRLTFSNEEVRIVDLLQEIHGEIFEPLQDIGFFRQVAINSETNTIEWPNGADFAPEFLYNLGSRAQQIA; encoded by the coding sequence ATGTTCTTGCATGTCATATCGGTTGATTACTTAAAGGGCTATCAATTACGTCTCACGTTCAGCAATGAAGAAGTTCGAATCGTCGATTTATTGCAAGAAATCCATGGCGAGATCTTTGAGCCTTTGCAAGATATCGGGTTTTTCAGGCAGGTAGCTATCAATTCTGAAACCAATACTATCGAATGGCCTAACGGAGCTGACTTTGCTCCTGAGTTCTTATACAATCTCGGCAGTCGGGCTCAGCAGATTGCCTGA
- the ubiE gene encoding bifunctional demethylmenaquinone methyltransferase/2-methoxy-6-polyprenyl-1,4-benzoquinol methylase UbiE translates to MKGTPPPAAETIRDLFDRIAPVYDDFNQQLSLGLHRIWKQMAVQWSGATSGQTCLDVCCGSGDLALLLAKHVGQTGQVYGLDFSAAQLEIARQRAALQWRTAPVHWVEGDALTLPFPEGTFDAATMGYGLRNLTNIPKGLQELYRVLRPGARAAILDFHQPQSVWMRQFQQWYLDNIVVPTAEQWGLTEEYAYIGPSLDRFPTGSKQVQLGLAAGFATAVHYPIAGGLMGVLVLTR, encoded by the coding sequence ATGAAGGGGACGCCTCCACCTGCAGCCGAAACAATTCGAGATCTGTTCGATCGCATTGCCCCCGTTTATGATGATTTCAATCAGCAGTTGAGTCTGGGGCTGCATCGCATTTGGAAGCAAATGGCGGTGCAGTGGAGTGGTGCAACCAGCGGACAAACGTGCCTAGATGTGTGTTGTGGCAGTGGTGACTTGGCCTTGCTGCTAGCAAAGCATGTAGGGCAAACAGGGCAGGTTTATGGCCTAGACTTCTCCGCAGCACAGTTGGAGATTGCTCGCCAAAGGGCTGCTTTGCAATGGCGTACAGCTCCTGTTCATTGGGTTGAAGGAGATGCCTTAACCCTGCCGTTTCCAGAGGGCACCTTTGATGCGGCTACGATGGGCTATGGTTTGCGAAACCTGACGAATATCCCTAAAGGCTTGCAAGAACTCTACCGCGTACTCAGACCTGGAGCCCGAGCTGCGATTCTAGATTTCCACCAGCCTCAAAGTGTATGGATGCGCCAGTTTCAGCAGTGGTACTTAGATAACATTGTGGTGCCCACAGCAGAGCAGTGGGGGCTCACAGAAGAATATGCCTATATTGGCCCCAGCTTAGATCGCTTTCCAACTGGCTCAAAGCAAGTGCAGCTCGGATTAGCCGCAGGCTTTGCAACTGCGGTTCACTACCCGATCGCGGGTGGATTAATGGGGGTGCTAGTTCTCACGCGGTAG